A part of Aurantimicrobium sp. MWH-Uga1 genomic DNA contains:
- the rplE gene encoding 50S ribosomal protein L5, with protein sequence MTNTAVAGKIQPRLKEKYKAELQQALAAELGLKNVHEIPTLTKIVVNMGVGEAAKDGKLIDFAVADLTAITGQKPSVTKARKSIAQFKLREGQPIGAHVTLRGDRMWEFLDRTLSLALPRIRDFRGLSDRQFDGHGNYTFGLTEQTMFHEINQDKIDRPRGMDITVVTTAKNDTEGRALLRALGFPFKSVDTSTN encoded by the coding sequence ATGACAAACACCGCAGTAGCTGGCAAAATCCAGCCACGTCTCAAGGAAAAGTACAAGGCAGAACTTCAGCAAGCTTTGGCCGCTGAACTCGGCTTGAAGAACGTTCACGAGATCCCAACTCTCACCAAAATCGTGGTGAACATGGGTGTTGGTGAAGCAGCCAAGGATGGAAAGCTCATCGACTTCGCTGTCGCTGACCTGACCGCTATCACTGGCCAGAAGCCTTCGGTTACTAAGGCTCGCAAGTCAATTGCACAGTTCAAGCTGCGTGAAGGACAGCCCATTGGTGCACACGTTACCCTCCGTGGTGACCGCATGTGGGAATTCCTGGACCGCACACTGTCGTTGGCTCTTCCTCGTATCCGTGACTTCCGTGGTCTGTCCGACCGCCAGTTCGACGGACACGGAAACTACACCTTTGGTCTCACCGAGCAGACAATGTTCCACGAGATCAACCAGGACAAGATCGACCGTCCTCGCGGTATGGACATCACTGTTGTGACGACTGCCAAGAACGACACCGAGGGACGCGCATTGCTTCGTGCACTGGGCTTCCCATTCAAGTCGGTAGACACCTCTACCAACTAA
- the rpsH gene encoding 30S ribosomal protein S8, which yields MTMTDPVADMLTRLRNANSAHHDSVSMPNSKLKTGIAEILKSEGYIAGWEVADARVGKTLTLNLKYSADRHASIVGIKRVSKPGLRVYAKSNEIPKVLGGLGIAILSTSSGLLTDREAEKKGVGGEVLAYVW from the coding sequence ATGACAATGACAGATCCGGTCGCAGATATGCTGACCAGACTGCGCAACGCTAACTCGGCACACCACGATTCTGTGTCCATGCCGAACAGCAAGCTCAAGACCGGCATTGCCGAAATCCTCAAGTCTGAGGGTTACATCGCTGGTTGGGAAGTTGCAGACGCACGCGTAGGCAAGACTCTGACACTGAACCTCAAGTACAGTGCAGACCGCCACGCTTCCATCGTCGGCATCAAGCGTGTCTCGAAGCCTGGTCTTCGTGTCTACGCAAAGTCGAACGAAATCCCCAAGGTCCTCGGTGGCCTCGGTATTGCCATTCTGTCCACCTCTAGCGGTCTTCTGACTGACCGTGAAGCTGAGAAGAAGGGCGTAGGTGGGGAAGTCCTCGCCTACGTGTGGTAA
- the rplP gene encoding 50S ribosomal protein L16 codes for MLIPRRVKHRKQHHPGRSGQATGGTKVSFGEFGIQALTPAYVTNRQIESARIAMTRHIKRGGKVWINIYPDRPLTKKPAETRMGSGKGSPEWWVANVKPGRVLFELSGVNETIAREAMTRAIHKLPLKARIIKREEGDA; via the coding sequence ATGTTGATTCCACGTCGTGTAAAGCACCGTAAGCAGCACCACCCCGGCCGTTCCGGCCAGGCAACTGGTGGCACCAAGGTTTCCTTCGGTGAATTCGGTATCCAGGCACTGACCCCCGCCTACGTGACTAACCGTCAGATCGAGTCCGCTCGTATCGCGATGACCCGTCACATCAAGCGTGGTGGAAAGGTATGGATCAACATCTACCCTGACCGTCCTCTGACCAAGAAGCCAGCTGAAACTCGTATGGGTTCCGGTAAGGGTTCACCAGAGTGGTGGGTAGCTAACGTCAAGCCAGGCCGCGTCCTCTTTGAGCTCAGCGGTGTGAACGAGACCATTGCTCGTGAAGCAATGACTCGTGCAATCCACAAGCTGCCCCTCAAGGCACGCATCATCAAGCGCGAGGAGGGAGACGCATAA
- the rpmD gene encoding 50S ribosomal protein L30, which translates to MAARLKVTQIKSVISEKQNQRDTLRSLGLKRIGDIVVKEDSPVTRGYVRTVAHLVKVEEID; encoded by the coding sequence ATGGCTGCTCGTCTCAAGGTGACACAGATCAAGTCCGTAATTAGCGAAAAGCAGAACCAGCGCGACACTCTTCGTAGCCTGGGTCTCAAGCGCATTGGCGACATCGTCGTCAAAGAGGACAGCCCGGTAACTCGCGGATACGTTCGCACCGTGGCTCACCTCGTCAAGGTCGAGGAGATTGACTAA
- the rplF gene encoding 50S ribosomal protein L6, protein MSRIGRLPIDIPGGVTVTIDGQDVTTKGPKGELKLTISAPITAVIEENQVVVSRPDDERNSRSLHGLTRTLIANQIVGVTQGYEKGLEVVGTGYRVASKGAGVEFALGYSHPITVEPPAGITFTVEGNNKLIVSGIDKQAVGEVAANIRKLRKPEPYKGKGVRYAGEVVRRKAGKAGK, encoded by the coding sequence ATGTCACGTATTGGTCGTCTTCCTATTGATATCCCTGGTGGTGTAACCGTGACCATTGATGGTCAGGACGTTACTACCAAGGGTCCTAAGGGCGAACTCAAGCTCACCATTTCTGCTCCAATCACTGCTGTGATTGAGGAGAACCAGGTAGTTGTGAGCCGTCCCGATGACGAGCGCAACTCGCGTTCGCTGCACGGTTTGACCCGTACCCTCATCGCTAACCAGATTGTTGGCGTCACCCAGGGCTACGAAAAGGGTCTCGAAGTAGTCGGTACTGGTTACCGTGTTGCTTCCAAGGGCGCTGGTGTTGAGTTTGCTCTCGGCTACTCGCACCCCATCACCGTGGAGCCTCCTGCAGGCATCACCTTCACTGTTGAGGGCAACAACAAGCTCATCGTGAGCGGCATCGACAAGCAAGCCGTCGGTGAAGTTGCTGCCAACATTCGTAAGCTGCGCAAGCCAGAGCCTTACAAGGGCAAGGGTGTGCGTTACGCCGGCGAAGTTGTTCGCCGCAAGGCTGGAAAGGCTGGTAAGTAG
- the rpsQ gene encoding 30S ribosomal protein S17, with amino-acid sequence MATAKAKKAEETEVLVRGYRKVRRGYVTSDKMDKTIVVEVEDRVKHPLYGKVIRRSSKVKAHDELNTAGIGDLVVISETRPLSASKRWRLVEIVEKAK; translated from the coding sequence ATGGCTACCGCAAAGGCTAAGAAGGCCGAAGAGACTGAAGTACTCGTTCGCGGGTACCGTAAGGTTCGTCGTGGCTACGTCACCAGCGACAAGATGGACAAGACCATCGTTGTTGAGGTTGAAGACCGCGTGAAGCACCCTCTCTACGGCAAGGTTATTCGCCGCAGCTCGAAGGTGAAGGCTCACGATGAGCTCAACACTGCCGGCATCGGTGACCTGGTTGTTATCAGCGAGACCCGTCCGCTCAGCGCTTCTAAGCGCTGGCGCCTGGTCGAAATCGTCGAGAAGGCTAAGTAG
- the rplN gene encoding 50S ribosomal protein L14, giving the protein MLQQESRVKVADNTGAKELLTIRVLGGSGRRYAGLGDVIVATVKDAIPGGNVKKGDVVKAVVVRTVKSTRRPDGSYIKFDENAAVILKSDGEPRGTRIFGPVGRELRDKKFMKIVSLAPEVI; this is encoded by the coding sequence GTGCTTCAGCAAGAATCACGCGTCAAGGTTGCCGACAACACCGGCGCCAAGGAGCTGCTCACGATTCGTGTTCTCGGTGGTTCCGGTCGTCGTTACGCCGGTCTCGGTGACGTTATCGTGGCAACCGTTAAGGACGCTATCCCCGGCGGAAACGTGAAGAAGGGTGACGTCGTTAAGGCTGTCGTCGTTCGTACCGTCAAGTCGACCCGTCGTCCCGACGGTTCCTACATCAAGTTCGATGAGAACGCAGCTGTCATCCTCAAGTCGGATGGCGAGCCTCGCGGTACTCGTATCTTCGGTCCTGTCGGTCGCGAACTGCGCGACAAGAAGTTCATGAAGATTGTTTCATTGGCTCCGGAGGTTATCTAG
- the rpsE gene encoding 30S ribosomal protein S5 — protein METALVDTTNEPREARRGGRERNPNKDRNRDRDAEKSQFLERVVTINRVSKVVKGGRRFSFTALVVVGDGNGMVGVGYGKAKEVPLAISKGVEEAKKAFFRVPRTGNTIPHPVQGEAAAGVVLLRPAAAGTGVIAGGPVRAVLECAGIHDVLSKSLGSSNTINIVHATVEALKQLEEPRAVAARRGLDFDQVAPARLVRAEAEAAKAGA, from the coding sequence GTGGAAACTGCACTCGTAGACACCACCAACGAGCCTCGTGAGGCTCGCCGTGGTGGCCGTGAGCGCAACCCCAACAAGGATCGCAACCGCGATCGCGACGCCGAGAAGAGCCAGTTCCTCGAGCGCGTCGTCACCATCAACCGTGTATCCAAGGTAGTCAAGGGTGGTCGTCGCTTTAGCTTCACCGCTCTCGTCGTCGTCGGTGACGGTAACGGTATGGTTGGCGTTGGCTACGGTAAGGCGAAGGAAGTTCCCCTCGCTATCTCCAAGGGTGTTGAAGAAGCAAAGAAGGCTTTCTTCCGCGTACCACGCACCGGTAACACCATTCCTCACCCTGTTCAGGGCGAGGCAGCAGCCGGTGTTGTACTCCTTCGTCCCGCTGCTGCAGGTACCGGTGTTATCGCCGGTGGTCCAGTGCGTGCCGTACTTGAGTGCGCAGGCATCCACGACGTTCTGAGCAAGTCTCTTGGTTCGTCCAACACCATCAACATTGTTCACGCCACCGTGGAAGCACTGAAGCAGCTCGAAGAGCCTCGCGCCGTTGCTGCCCGTCGTGGTCTGGACTTTGACCAGGTTGCTCCTGCACGCCTCGTGCGCGCAGAAGCTGAGGCTGCAAAGGCAGGTGCCTAA
- the rpmC gene encoding 50S ribosomal protein L29, with the protein MAVGSKELRPNELDTFDNERLVEELRKAKEELFNLRFQSATGQLESHGRLRAVKRDIARIYTVLRERELGIRATPAVAAAPAKAEKKTKAAKAETAEETE; encoded by the coding sequence ATGGCTGTTGGATCCAAGGAGCTTCGTCCCAACGAACTCGACACTTTTGACAACGAGCGCCTCGTAGAAGAGCTCCGTAAGGCAAAGGAAGAGCTGTTCAACTTGCGCTTCCAGTCTGCTACCGGTCAGCTCGAAAGCCACGGACGCCTCCGTGCTGTCAAGCGCGATATCGCACGCATCTACACGGTTCTCCGTGAGCGCGAGCTCGGTATTCGTGCAACGCCTGCTGTAGCTGCTGCTCCAGCTAAGGCCGAGAAGAAGACCAAGGCCGCTAAGGCCGAGACCGCGGAGGAGACCGAATAA
- the rplR gene encoding 50S ribosomal protein L18 — translation MALGTRGKSKSAARDRRHARLRKKIEGTAARPRLVVTRSARHVFVQLVDDSQGVTVASASTLESDMRTFAGDKTAKARKVGELVAERAKKVGIEAVVFDRGGNKYAGRVAAIADGAREGGLSL, via the coding sequence ATGGCACTCGGAACCCGAGGAAAGTCCAAGTCGGCCGCTCGCGACCGCCGTCACGCACGTCTTCGCAAGAAGATCGAAGGAACTGCTGCACGTCCACGTCTGGTCGTCACCCGTTCTGCACGCCACGTATTTGTTCAGCTCGTCGACGACTCACAGGGTGTCACCGTTGCTTCGGCATCGACTCTCGAGTCCGACATGCGCACATTCGCTGGTGACAAGACCGCTAAGGCACGCAAGGTTGGCGAACTCGTCGCTGAGCGTGCAAAGAAGGTTGGAATTGAAGCTGTTGTCTTTGACCGCGGTGGAAACAAGTACGCCGGTCGCGTTGCCGCGATCGCCGATGGAGCTCGAGAGGGTGGATTGAGCCTGTGA
- the rplX gene encoding 50S ribosomal protein L24, which produces MANIKKGDLVQVITGRSQARGGDRGKQGKVIEVLTDRNRVIVEGVNYVTKHTRVGQSDRGTKTGGIETVEASIHISNVAVVDPSTKKPTRVGFRTETVTKNGAKKTVRVRYAKKSGKDL; this is translated from the coding sequence ATGGCAAACATCAAGAAGGGTGACCTCGTACAGGTCATCACTGGTCGTAGCCAGGCTCGCGGCGGAGACCGTGGCAAGCAGGGCAAGGTAATTGAGGTTCTCACCGATCGCAACCGCGTCATCGTTGAGGGTGTCAACTACGTAACCAAGCACACCCGCGTTGGCCAGTCCGACCGCGGCACTAAGACCGGTGGTATCGAGACCGTTGAGGCTTCGATCCACATTTCAAACGTGGCAGTTGTTGACCCCTCGACCAAGAAGCCAACTCGCGTTGGTTTCCGCACTGAGACCGTCACCAAGAACGGCGCAAAGAAGACAGTGCGCGTCCGTTACGCCAAGAAGTCAGGTAAGGACCTGTAA
- the rplO gene encoding 50S ribosomal protein L15, which yields MAEEKKEAAKKAPAAKAAAPKAAAAKAPAAKAAAPKAAAKPAAEKAPAAKAAPKAAAKPAAEKTEAQAEAPKAAAAKKPAAKKAAAEPREHVLKVHHLRPAEGAKKARTRVGRGEGSKGKTAGRGTKGTKARYQVKIGFEGGQMPLHMRTPKLRGFKNPFRVEYQVVNLDALAELYPNGGDVTVADLVAKGAVRKNEKVKVLGNGDIAVKLNIAVDKVSSSAEQKIVAAGGSIK from the coding sequence ATGGCTGAAGAGAAGAAGGAAGCCGCTAAGAAGGCTCCAGCTGCGAAGGCTGCTGCTCCTAAGGCTGCCGCTGCGAAGGCACCTGCTGCCAAAGCTGCTGCACCTAAGGCTGCTGCGAAGCCTGCCGCAGAAAAGGCACCTGCTGCAAAGGCTGCTCCTAAGGCTGCCGCTAAGCCAGCTGCTGAGAAGACCGAAGCTCAGGCTGAGGCTCCCAAGGCTGCTGCTGCAAAGAAGCCTGCTGCAAAGAAGGCTGCTGCAGAACCTCGTGAGCACGTCCTTAAGGTGCACCACCTTCGTCCCGCTGAGGGCGCGAAGAAGGCTCGCACTCGCGTAGGCCGTGGTGAAGGTTCTAAGGGTAAGACTGCAGGTCGTGGTACCAAGGGAACGAAGGCTCGTTACCAGGTCAAGATCGGCTTTGAGGGTGGACAGATGCCTCTGCACATGCGTACCCCCAAGCTCCGCGGCTTCAAGAACCCCTTCCGTGTTGAGTACCAGGTTGTCAACCTGGACGCTCTTGCTGAGCTGTACCCCAACGGTGGAGATGTCACAGTAGCTGACCTCGTAGCCAAGGGCGCAGTTCGCAAGAACGAGAAGGTCAAGGTTCTTGGTAACGGCGACATCGCTGTTAAGCTGAACATTGCAGTAGACAAGGTCTCGAGCTCAGCAGAGCAAAAGATCGTGGCTGCAGGCGGTTCGATCAAGTAA